GTGGCAAACGGAAACTGATTATTCCTCCGGATCTGGCTTATGGGCAGAGAGCGGTTGGCGGTGGGCTGATTCCGGCCAATTCGACCCTGATTTTCGAAGTGGAATTGCTGGGAATCAAGTAATTCTGGGTCACAGATTTCATACAGGGCGGCAGAAATGCCGCCTTTTTTGTTCGGTCAGGAAGTGAGAGATTTGTATCCATTCCGATTACGGAGCGTTATCGTATATTTTGAGGAATGTTTCAAAAAGCGGCTTGACATATCGGTCGGGTTATATATTTTGGGTGACTACCCGATTGGAAATTCCGCCAGGCGGAATCAAAAAATTGTTGTCTCGTCTAAAAGCGGGACAGGCTGGGGGTGTAGCTCAGTGGTAGAGCATCTGCCTTTTAAGCAGGTGGCCGATGGTTCGATCCCATCCACCCTCATATAAATTGCGCCATTAGCTCAGTTGGTAGAGCAGCTGACTCTTAATCAGCGGGCCCAAGGTTCGAGTCCTTGATGGCGCATTTTTTATTGGGCAAACATCCCGACAATACTTCAGTCAAAGTTACTTCCTCGCCCGGGATTCCCTTGCGTATAAGTAAATAAGAATCAGGAAAGGAGTTGTGATGAGAATCTTAACAGCAGTTTTTTTCAGCATATTTGTAACGGCAGTATCTTATGCCGCGTTGAAAACCGAGACGGTAGAATACAGGGAAGGTAGCACCGTTCTGGAAGGATTTCTGGCTTATGATGACGCCTCATCTAATTCCCGTCCCGGCGTACTTATCGTGCATGAATGGATGGGGATCAATGATTATACGAAGCGACGGGCGGTGATGCTTGCCGAGATGGGGTATGTCGCCTTCGCGGCTGATATTTTCGGCAAAGGAGTGCGCCCAACCAGCGTTCAGGAAGCCTCGGAGCAGGCGGCAAAATATAAAGGGGACAGACCGTTATTGCGGGCACGGGCACTGGCGGGATTGGAGCAGTTGAAAAAGAATCGTCTGGTTGACCCAAAGAAGATTGCCGCTATCGGATACTGCTTCGGCGGTACGACCGCACTGGAGCTTGCCCGCGCCGGTGCCGATGTTGCCGGGGTGGTCAGTTTTCACGGGGGGCTGGATATGCCCAACCCGGATGATACCAAAAATATCAAAGCGAAAGTCTTGATTTGCCACGGCGGCGATGACCCCTATGTCCCGACCGAGCAGGTGGCTGATTTTCAGAATCAGTTACGTCAGGCAAGAGTTGACTGGCAGTTTATTGCGTACGGCGGAGCGGTGCATAGTTTCACCAATCCCGACGCCGGCAACGACCCCTCTAAAGGAGCCGCCTACAATGCTAATGCCGATCGTCGCAGTTGGGAGGCAATGAAGCAATTCTTCGCAGAAATATTCAAATAAGTCAAATTGATACATCAGGTCTCATCTGCCTCTCAGCGGATGAGACCTGGGTCAATTCGCCTTTTACGGGCAGATCGGCTCCGGACCATCTTTGAAGAGATGGGAAATCAGATAAGTAGCATCAAGAATGTTAATCGAGCCGTTGCCGTTGGCGTCACCAGCCTCTATGGGAACCGGGGGCGGTCCCGACTTGAAGAGATAGGATATAATAAAGGTGGCGTCAAGAATGTTCAGAGAATAATTCCCATTGGCATCGCCGCACATGAAATCACAGGCATTACCTACCCCATTGCTGTTACTATCCTCCTGACCCGGATTATAATCCAGGGGGCAGTTATCACAGGCGTCGCCGACACCATCAGAGTCGCCATCGGCCTGGTCAAGGTTGGCAACAGACGGACAGTTATCGCAGGCGTCTCCCAACGGGTCGCTATCGCTATTTTGCTGTCCGGTGTTGCCTGCATCAGGGCAGTTGTCCGCGATGTTGGCGATACCGTCATTGTCGCGGTCGAAGATGACATATGCATACAGTTTCTCATTCACAATCGAATCGACCCTGACTGTAATACCGGTGGGGGCGTAGTAGCCGTCACTGCTGGGAACAGTGTTGGGAGCAAAAGTGCTTTGACCGTCCACGGCGTTGGAAAAAAGCGCCCCTTTGCGAGTTTCATAGGGGTACCACCACTGGGCGCTGTCGGTAACATGCCCTTCGGGATTGGTGGTATGATTCCGAGAGGGGTTGTAACCGGCATCTTCCACGGCAACCGTGTAATGCGAGTACCAGGGAAGACCGTAATTGATGCGCCAATAGTAGGCGCCAAGCGAATCGTGGACATGCGTTATCAGAAGTCCCCGGTCGAGAGGGTCATGACCGAATTTCAGCAGCGGATGAAAATAGACGCTGAAATCAGAATCGAATTTGTCGAACATTCCGCTTGCCTGC
This sequence is a window from Candidatus Zixiibacteriota bacterium. Protein-coding genes within it:
- a CDS encoding dienelactone hydrolase family protein gives rise to the protein MRILTAVFFSIFVTAVSYAALKTETVEYREGSTVLEGFLAYDDASSNSRPGVLIVHEWMGINDYTKRRAVMLAEMGYVAFAADIFGKGVRPTSVQEASEQAAKYKGDRPLLRARALAGLEQLKKNRLVDPKKIAAIGYCFGGTTALELARAGADVAGVVSFHGGLDMPNPDDTKNIKAKVLICHGGDDPYVPTEQVADFQNQLRQARVDWQFIAYGGAVHSFTNPDAGNDPSKGAAYNANADRRSWEAMKQFFAEIFK